A DNA window from Acidimicrobiia bacterium contains the following coding sequences:
- a CDS encoding NYN domain-containing protein, with protein MRAVTGPWLGMIPDSLLTPLLDEAGETLGHLDDEEVPTSLRPLVGFDRRGLSRRAARKQLRTAFELDIGFRDAVCKHFLERPGVQDIIDVWDPVGSNGVLDALADRGDLPLMASALIAAQPEEWMLSLGMVIGAAEQRRFDAETVADEEAHQNRIDDLEDETRRAERRAEDAEEARELLADELRSARGERREREQDLERAAREADKEAADALDRVSELELEIEELETRLGKEQERNQDLVKQVSELRSDLTEARTQLAEATRDLDEASDNAGALAPGDLRVLGDAADAAQRVADSLTTLAASARSDGTLRLDPRPAPVSPPTGSTRPTAPTRRAEVPVPPGMVADSRDAVRSMLRTPGVVLVVDGYNVTKRVWGEEAASEQRERLIGLLAELHARSRVHCTVVFDGSDVFGPVGSRPGVRVRFSAAGQEADDLVIEEVEVLPKSVPALVVSSDGWVREHARKEGARVVASENFLDALRA; from the coding sequence GTGAGGGCCGTCACGGGGCCGTGGCTCGGGATGATCCCCGACTCACTGCTGACCCCGCTGCTCGACGAGGCCGGCGAGACGCTCGGTCATCTCGACGACGAGGAGGTCCCCACATCGTTGCGGCCCCTGGTCGGCTTCGATCGACGGGGGCTGAGTCGCCGGGCGGCACGCAAGCAGCTCCGCACGGCGTTCGAGCTCGACATCGGTTTTCGCGACGCCGTGTGCAAACACTTTCTCGAGCGCCCGGGTGTTCAGGACATCATCGACGTCTGGGATCCCGTCGGGAGTAACGGCGTCCTGGATGCGCTCGCCGACCGCGGTGACCTGCCGCTCATGGCGTCCGCTCTCATCGCGGCACAGCCCGAGGAATGGATGCTCTCCCTCGGCATGGTCATCGGTGCGGCCGAGCAGCGACGGTTCGACGCCGAGACGGTGGCCGACGAGGAGGCTCACCAGAACCGCATCGACGACCTCGAGGACGAGACCCGGCGCGCCGAGAGACGTGCCGAGGACGCCGAGGAGGCGCGTGAGCTGCTGGCCGACGAGCTCCGCTCGGCGCGGGGGGAGCGACGCGAGCGGGAGCAGGACCTCGAGCGAGCGGCACGCGAGGCCGACAAGGAGGCCGCCGACGCTCTCGACAGGGTTTCGGAGCTCGAGCTCGAGATCGAGGAGCTCGAAACCCGTCTCGGAAAGGAGCAGGAGCGGAACCAGGACCTCGTGAAGCAGGTCTCCGAGCTCCGGTCGGATCTCACGGAGGCCCGGACCCAGCTCGCCGAGGCGACCCGCGACCTCGACGAGGCGTCGGACAACGCAGGTGCCCTGGCGCCCGGCGATCTCCGAGTCCTCGGTGACGCCGCCGACGCGGCACAGCGCGTCGCGGACAGCCTCACGACGTTGGCGGCGTCGGCGCGCTCGGATGGCACACTTCGGCTCGATCCACGCCCGGCACCCGTCTCTCCGCCCACCGGGTCGACGCGTCCCACAGCCCCGACGCGTCGCGCCGAGGTGCCCGTGCCGCCCGGCATGGTGGCCGACTCGCGCGATGCCGTGCGGTCCATGCTGCGAACTCCCGGTGTCGTACTCGTCGTCGACGGCTACAACGTGACGAAGCGCGTATGGGGCGAGGAGGCGGCCTCCGAGCAGCGGGAGCGCCTCATCGGCCTCCTCGCCGAGCTCCATGCACGCTCGCGTGTGCACTGCACCGTCGTGTTCGACGGATCGGATGTCTTCGGGCCGGTCGGGTCGCGTCCCGGTGTCCGTGTCCGCTTCTCGGCGGCCGGCCAGGAAGCCGACGACCTCGTGATCGAGGAGGTGGAGGTACTCCCGAAGAGCGTGCCGGCACTCGTGGTGTCGTCCGACGGGTGGGTTCGTGAGCACGCCCGCAAGGAGGGTGCCCGCGTGGTGGCGTCCGAGAACTTTCTCGACGCGCTGCGCGCCTGA
- a CDS encoding HPP family protein, translating to MTTPHKNESDDAPRRPGPIGGDIAAIVYGLSSRFRIPALKQRHSNTAVMGLFALVNGVIAIGLMSLAALATGEPFIFPSLGPTAFLLFYTPSVPAASPRNTFFGHLIGCLAGYLALVVFGLTNDGPALATGVTAARVGAAAMSLGLTSGFMVWLRVPHPPAGATTLIVSLGILHEPWQLVVLMLAVVLLTIQGFVINRLAGIDYPVWAPRS from the coding sequence ATGACGACACCCCACAAGAACGAGTCCGACGACGCGCCGCGACGCCCCGGACCCATAGGAGGCGACATCGCCGCCATCGTGTACGGGCTGTCGAGCCGCTTCAGGATCCCGGCGCTGAAGCAGCGGCACTCCAACACGGCCGTCATGGGTCTGTTCGCCCTCGTCAACGGGGTCATCGCCATCGGCCTCATGTCGCTCGCAGCCCTCGCCACCGGTGAGCCATTCATCTTCCCCTCCCTCGGGCCCACGGCGTTCCTGCTCTTCTACACACCCTCGGTGCCGGCAGCCTCTCCCCGCAACACCTTCTTCGGGCACCTCATCGGCTGCCTCGCGGGGTACCTGGCGCTCGTGGTCTTCGGCCTCACCAACGACGGGCCTGCCCTCGCCACGGGCGTCACGGCGGCACGCGTCGGAGCGGCCGCCATGTCGTTGGGCCTCACGAGCGGCTTCATGGTGTGGCTGCGTGTCCCACACCCTCCCGCGGGAGCCACGACGCTCATCGTGTCGCTGGGCATCCTCCACGAGCCCTGGCAACTGGTCGTCCTGATGCTTGCCGTCGTGCTGCTCACGATCCAGGGATTCGTGATCAACCGACTGGCCGGAATCGACTACCCCGTGTGGGCGCCGCGGAGCTGA
- a CDS encoding DUF6755 family protein, which produces MTSETPRTPRRVAGSVGFFVIVLVALQIFLLSVGLEALLDDDAGLAWVAAASSAVLFAGALLFYRFVRH; this is translated from the coding sequence ATGACCTCCGAGACGCCACGCACACCTCGCCGCGTCGCCGGGTCGGTCGGCTTCTTCGTGATCGTCCTCGTCGCCCTCCAGATCTTCCTGTTGTCGGTCGGCCTCGAAGCACTCCTCGACGACGATGCGGGCCTGGCGTGGGTGGCCGCTGCGTCGTCGGCCGTGCTCTTCGCAGGGGCGCTGCTCTTCTACCGTTTCGTCCGACACTGA
- a CDS encoding ubiquinol-cytochrome c reductase iron-sulfur subunit, whose amino-acid sequence MTGERHDTWRTDFPITSRGEDDVTRREFVRYLVLASGAFAAGSVGVAAWASVREPDRGEPMPIVEADAVVVGEAHLFRYPTENDPAILLRLPDDELRAYSQKCTHLGCVVYYSPDADELVCPCHEGFFDATTGVPTAGPPERPLPRIAVEVRDGTVWAVEVETA is encoded by the coding sequence GTGACCGGGGAGCGCCACGACACCTGGCGAACCGACTTCCCCATCACCTCGCGTGGCGAGGACGACGTGACACGGCGCGAGTTCGTGCGGTACCTGGTGCTCGCATCGGGAGCCTTTGCCGCCGGCTCGGTCGGCGTGGCCGCCTGGGCGTCGGTCCGCGAGCCCGACCGTGGGGAGCCGATGCCCATCGTGGAGGCCGATGCCGTCGTCGTGGGGGAGGCGCACCTCTTCCGCTACCCGACTGAGAACGATCCCGCGATCCTGCTCCGGCTCCCCGACGACGAACTGCGCGCCTACAGCCAGAAGTGCACACACCTGGGGTGCGTCGTCTACTACTCCCCTGACGCCGACGAGCTCGTGTGCCCCTGCCACGAGGGCTTCTTCGACGCCACGACCGGTGTTCCGACGGCCGGCCCGCCCGAACGCCCGCTCCCCCGCATCGCGGTCGAGGTCCGCGACGGCACGGTCTGGGCCGTTGAGGTGGAGACCGCATGA
- a CDS encoding 4Fe-4S dicluster domain-containing protein, translating to MIGPSALGDNLFVVDPSRCIGCEACVQACEECGTHRGFSLIHLDQVDRSTTVQTVPMVCMHCEEPTCAHVCPADAIKKNEDDVVQSALKPRCIGCSNCVLACPFGVPKYESDFDLMMKCDMCYDRTSVGLAPMCASVCPSQALWFGSPEKFAATRRGELTNEFLFGNATVRTKVHAVVGDPGPLQVTDGPFEAPWQDDPFGLGHREQPGGAT from the coding sequence GTGATCGGGCCGAGCGCACTCGGCGACAACCTGTTCGTGGTCGACCCGAGCCGATGCATCGGGTGCGAGGCGTGCGTCCAGGCCTGCGAGGAGTGCGGGACACACCGCGGGTTCTCCCTCATCCACCTCGACCAGGTCGACCGATCCACGACCGTGCAGACTGTCCCGATGGTGTGCATGCACTGCGAGGAACCCACCTGCGCGCACGTCTGCCCCGCCGACGCCATCAAGAAGAACGAGGACGACGTCGTGCAGTCGGCACTCAAGCCCCGGTGCATCGGTTGCTCCAACTGTGTGCTCGCGTGCCCGTTCGGTGTCCCCAAGTACGAATCCGACTTCGATCTCATGATGAAGTGCGACATGTGTTACGACCGCACGTCGGTCGGACTGGCTCCGATGTGTGCATCGGTGTGTCCCTCGCAGGCACTCTGGTTCGGAAGCCCCGAGAAGTTCGCTGCGACGCGACGCGGCGAGCTGACCAACGAGTTCCTGTTCGGGAACGCAACGGTCCGCACGAAGGTGCACGCCGTCGTCGGGGATCCCGGGCCCCTGCAGGTCACCGACGGGCCGTTCGAGGCGCCCTGGCAGGACGACCCGTTCGGACTCGGGCACCGGGAGCAACCGGGAGGAGCGACGTGA
- a CDS encoding molybdopterin oxidoreductase family protein, whose amino-acid sequence MARPPLTDEALIERYGPHLNQAPPGGWGADLEIDRQVKTHCCFCGQQCGIILKVHDDEVVGFEPWYDFPFNEGKLCPKGVKRYLQGAHPDRLTEPLVRTDTGFDTTTWDQALDRVAGEIRRIQNTYGPDSFALYGGASLTTEKAYLMGKFARLGVKTANIDYNGRLCMVSAGAAYKKTFGVDRAPNPWSDIPLADSVFVIGANVAECAPITTSYIWRARDNGAKLIVADPRVTPLARTADVFLGLRPGTDSALMGTILHILLERGHVDEGFIDAHTEGFEEAAAAVADYTPAWGADVTGVPAARIEEAAEIWGTTDTGMLLHARGLEHQSKGVENVLSCINVALATGKIGRPGAGVCMITGQGNGQGGREHGQKCDQLPGARDLRNPEHREAVSEVWGCDPDDLPGPGVSAQEIMDRIHAGEIKGLLSICFNPVVSLPDSNFIAEALDNLEFYGAIDFFLSESAQHADVVLAGSLHEEDEGTVTSAEGRVIKINQAVSPPGNARKDWEIICDLADRLGAGKYFGFDSSRAIFDELRRASAGGTADYAGITYERLEAEHGIFWPCPSEDHPGTPRFFEGGVFPTESGRAQITPVSYRPPAEVVDDEYPVWLTTGRVISQYLSGTQTRRIGPLVDQYPEPLCEIHPTLAEQHGIGDGDIVRVRSRRGEITLPARVVTTIRPDTVFIPYHWPGTKAANQLTQRVLDPVSKIPEYKVSVVNIERVAAAPEKPVDIRDVSVTFGETR is encoded by the coding sequence ATGGCACGCCCGCCGCTCACCGACGAGGCCCTGATCGAGCGCTACGGGCCACACCTCAACCAGGCGCCCCCGGGCGGATGGGGCGCCGACCTCGAGATCGACCGCCAGGTGAAGACGCACTGCTGCTTCTGCGGGCAGCAGTGCGGGATCATCCTGAAGGTCCACGACGACGAGGTCGTGGGCTTCGAGCCGTGGTACGACTTCCCGTTCAACGAGGGGAAGCTCTGCCCCAAGGGCGTGAAGCGCTACCTCCAGGGTGCGCACCCCGACCGCCTCACCGAGCCCCTCGTGCGCACCGACACCGGCTTCGACACGACGACGTGGGACCAGGCACTCGACCGCGTCGCCGGGGAGATCCGCCGCATCCAGAACACCTACGGGCCCGACTCCTTCGCGCTCTACGGCGGTGCCTCGCTCACCACCGAGAAGGCCTACCTCATGGGCAAGTTCGCGCGACTCGGCGTGAAGACCGCCAACATCGACTACAACGGCCGGCTCTGCATGGTCTCGGCCGGAGCCGCCTACAAGAAGACGTTTGGTGTCGACCGTGCGCCGAATCCGTGGTCCGACATCCCGCTCGCCGACTCGGTGTTCGTCATCGGCGCCAACGTCGCCGAGTGCGCGCCGATCACCACGAGCTACATCTGGCGTGCACGCGACAACGGAGCGAAGCTGATCGTCGCCGATCCCCGGGTCACACCACTGGCGCGTACCGCCGACGTGTTTCTCGGGCTGCGCCCCGGCACCGACTCCGCTCTGATGGGGACGATCCTGCACATCCTCCTCGAACGCGGCCACGTCGACGAAGGTTTCATCGATGCGCACACCGAGGGTTTCGAGGAGGCCGCGGCGGCCGTGGCCGACTACACGCCCGCGTGGGGCGCAGACGTCACCGGCGTCCCGGCGGCGCGCATCGAGGAGGCCGCCGAGATCTGGGGTACGACCGACACGGGGATGCTGCTGCACGCCCGGGGCCTCGAGCACCAGTCCAAGGGTGTCGAGAACGTGCTCTCCTGCATCAACGTGGCGCTCGCCACCGGCAAGATCGGGCGGCCCGGAGCGGGTGTCTGCATGATCACCGGCCAGGGCAACGGCCAGGGCGGTCGGGAGCACGGCCAGAAGTGCGACCAGCTCCCGGGTGCGAGGGACCTGCGAAACCCCGAGCACCGCGAGGCCGTGTCGGAGGTCTGGGGCTGCGACCCCGACGACCTCCCCGGGCCCGGGGTGAGCGCCCAGGAGATCATGGACAGGATCCACGCCGGCGAGATCAAGGGTCTGCTGTCGATCTGCTTCAACCCCGTCGTCTCACTGCCCGACTCCAACTTCATCGCCGAGGCCCTCGACAACCTCGAATTCTACGGCGCCATCGACTTCTTCCTCTCCGAGAGCGCACAGCACGCCGATGTCGTGCTGGCCGGATCACTCCACGAGGAGGACGAGGGAACCGTCACGTCGGCCGAGGGCCGCGTGATCAAGATCAACCAGGCCGTGTCCCCGCCGGGTAACGCCCGCAAGGACTGGGAGATCATCTGTGACCTGGCCGACCGGCTCGGGGCCGGGAAGTACTTCGGGTTCGACTCCTCCCGCGCGATCTTCGACGAGCTGCGCCGTGCCTCGGCCGGCGGGACCGCCGACTACGCCGGGATCACCTACGAGCGCCTCGAGGCCGAGCACGGCATCTTCTGGCCGTGCCCGAGCGAGGACCACCCCGGCACGCCCCGGTTCTTCGAGGGCGGAGTGTTCCCCACCGAGTCGGGCCGGGCGCAGATCACACCCGTCAGCTACCGACCACCCGCCGAGGTCGTCGACGACGAGTACCCGGTGTGGCTCACGACCGGGCGCGTCATCAGCCAGTACCTCTCGGGCACGCAGACCCGCCGCATCGGTCCTCTCGTCGACCAGTATCCCGAGCCCCTGTGCGAGATCCACCCGACCCTCGCCGAACAGCACGGGATCGGCGACGGCGACATCGTGCGCGTGCGCTCGCGCCGCGGCGAGATCACCCTGCCCGCCCGGGTGGTCACCACGATCCGCCCCGACACGGTGTTCATCCCGTACCACTGGCCCGGCACCAAGGCCGCCAACCAGCTCACCCAACGCGTGCTCGATCCCGTGAGCAAGATCCCCGAGTACAAGGTGTCGGTCGTCAACATCGAACGCGTCGCGGCAGCGCCCGAGAAGCCCGTCGACATCCGCGATGTCTCTGTCACGTTCGGGGAGACACGGTGA
- a CDS encoding MFS transporter: MTEATIPAPPRGPTDEPTGLDRRGVAVGLSVVALTVVGVFVGSEGLRWFDAALAGYLAGTLFAIFGVAYRYTVWLRRPPTARLNRRGWEAFLRPGRRGRNVAHLPGLAVRNILLQTFIWKRSVSRWLAHQLIFWGCVLAVAVTFPLTFGWLHFQSVGQDAQQYQAYVAGFGTMEFDSRSVLGWTIFHLLDISAILVLAGVAIFLARRLRDPGAIAVERSNDFLALAGLFAVSVTGLMLTVSSLWMEGRFYIFLTTLHALTVILGLLYIPFGKLFHIFQRPANLGIEYYKAEGARGDAQECRTCGEPFASRLQIGDLEAILPRLGFDYSLADGGNYQQTCPRCRRRLVTQAQTARVGGFG, translated from the coding sequence ATGACCGAGGCGACCATCCCGGCGCCCCCGCGCGGGCCGACCGACGAGCCCACGGGCCTCGACCGGCGCGGCGTCGCCGTCGGCCTGTCGGTGGTGGCTCTCACCGTCGTCGGCGTGTTCGTCGGCAGTGAGGGCCTTCGCTGGTTCGACGCCGCTTTGGCGGGCTACCTCGCCGGAACGCTCTTCGCCATCTTCGGCGTCGCCTACCGCTACACCGTGTGGCTGCGCCGGCCTCCGACCGCCCGCCTCAACCGTCGCGGCTGGGAGGCCTTCCTCCGGCCCGGTCGGCGGGGCCGCAACGTGGCACACCTGCCGGGGCTCGCCGTCCGGAACATCCTGCTCCAGACCTTCATCTGGAAGCGGTCCGTGTCACGCTGGCTCGCCCACCAGCTCATCTTCTGGGGCTGCGTGCTCGCTGTCGCCGTCACCTTCCCGCTCACGTTCGGCTGGCTGCACTTCCAGTCGGTCGGCCAGGACGCCCAGCAGTACCAGGCGTACGTCGCCGGGTTCGGCACGATGGAGTTCGACAGTCGCAGCGTGCTGGGCTGGACGATCTTCCACCTCCTCGACATCTCAGCGATCCTCGTGCTCGCCGGCGTGGCGATCTTCCTGGCGCGTCGCCTCCGCGACCCGGGAGCCATCGCCGTGGAGCGCTCCAACGACTTCCTCGCACTGGCCGGGCTCTTCGCCGTGTCGGTCACCGGGCTCATGCTCACCGTGTCGAGCCTGTGGATGGAGGGCCGCTTCTACATCTTCCTCACGACGCTGCACGCGCTCACCGTCATCCTCGGGCTCCTCTACATCCCATTCGGCAAGCTCTTCCACATCTTCCAGCGCCCGGCCAACCTCGGCATCGAGTACTACAAGGCCGAAGGTGCCCGCGGCGACGCCCAGGAGTGCCGTACCTGCGGCGAGCCGTTCGCTTCGCGACTCCAGATCGGCGACCTCGAGGCGATCCTCCCCCGCCTCGGCTTCGACTACTCCCTCGCCGACGGGGGCAACTACCAGCAGACATGCCCGCGGTGCCGGCGTCGGCTCGTGACCCAGGCACAGACGGCCCGGGTGGGTGGATTCGGCTGA
- the nirK gene encoding copper-containing nitrite reductase, whose amino-acid sequence MSFLSTRTPRGGAAAAHVRQRGQAGIVALVIAALALGVAALATAAYTGNDSGSGSGDSAEEGTGVATGNAPGTAAPAESISSGANDIRRPANEVAAPLGERGPENVEVDLTTQELVGQLADGSTYTYWTFDGKVPGPLVRIREGDTVSLTLANDESSSNVHSIDLHAVNGPGGGAVGTQVGAGESKTFTFKALNPGVYVYHCATPSVPTHIANGMYGLIVVEPDGGLEPVDKEFYVMQGEVYTDQPRGTEGQLDFNFDQMVNEDPNFVVFNGSFQGLTGPDALQAEVGDRVRIFVGNGGPNLISSFHVIGEIFDSVHQEAASQAVSNVQTTLLPAGGASWVEFTVDVPGTFLLVDHALTRAVDKGALAELVVTGPEDPGIFSAPDAEPEA is encoded by the coding sequence ATGAGCTTCCTCAGCACCAGGACACCACGAGGCGGAGCCGCTGCCGCACATGTCCGGCAGCGTGGTCAGGCCGGTATCGTCGCCCTGGTCATCGCAGCGCTGGCGCTGGGCGTGGCCGCCCTCGCCACGGCCGCCTACACGGGCAACGACTCCGGGTCGGGCTCCGGTGACTCCGCCGAGGAGGGCACAGGGGTCGCCACCGGCAACGCGCCGGGCACCGCGGCACCCGCGGAGTCGATCTCGAGCGGCGCCAACGACATCCGCCGTCCGGCGAACGAGGTGGCGGCACCGCTCGGTGAGCGGGGCCCCGAGAACGTGGAGGTGGACCTCACCACCCAGGAGCTCGTGGGCCAGCTCGCCGACGGGTCGACCTACACCTACTGGACGTTCGACGGCAAGGTCCCCGGACCGCTGGTGCGCATCCGCGAGGGCGACACCGTGTCACTCACTCTGGCCAACGACGAGAGCAGCAGCAACGTGCACTCGATCGACCTGCACGCCGTGAACGGTCCCGGCGGTGGAGCCGTGGGAACACAGGTCGGCGCGGGTGAGAGCAAGACCTTCACGTTCAAGGCCCTGAACCCAGGCGTGTACGTCTACCACTGCGCCACGCCGAGCGTGCCGACGCACATCGCCAACGGGATGTACGGCCTCATCGTCGTGGAGCCCGATGGAGGCCTCGAGCCCGTCGACAAGGAGTTCTACGTGATGCAGGGCGAGGTCTACACCGACCAGCCACGCGGCACGGAGGGCCAGCTCGACTTCAACTTCGACCAGATGGTCAACGAGGACCCGAACTTCGTCGTGTTCAACGGCTCGTTCCAGGGGCTCACGGGGCCCGACGCCCTCCAGGCCGAGGTGGGCGACCGTGTGCGGATCTTCGTCGGCAACGGTGGCCCCAACCTCATCTCGTCGTTCCACGTGATCGGTGAGATCTTCGACTCGGTGCACCAGGAGGCTGCGTCGCAGGCGGTGTCGAACGTGCAGACGACGCTTCTGCCTGCCGGGGGCGCGTCCTGGGTGGAGTTCACCGTGGACGTTCCGGGAACGTTCCTCCTCGTCGACCACGCGCTCACACGGGCGGTCGACAAGGGAGCCCTGGCGGAACTGGTCGTGACCGGACCCGAGGACCCCGGGATCTTCTCGGCTCCTGACGCGGAGCCCGAGGCGTAG